A portion of the Glycine max cultivar Williams 82 chromosome 10, Glycine_max_v4.0, whole genome shotgun sequence genome contains these proteins:
- the LOC100305852 gene encoding heat shock factor-binding protein, which yields MDGHDSQDPKQSPADMTAFVQNLLQQMQNRFQTMSDSIVTKIDDMGSRINELEQSINDLRAEMGVESSPSPATPAKPTEEITKEEGSA from the exons ATG GACGGACACGATTCACAAGACCCGAAGCAGAGCCCTGCTGACATGACTGCCTTT GTGCAAAATCTTCTCCAGCAGATG CAAAATAGGTTCCAGACAATGTCCGACTCCATTGTTACAAAGA TTGATGATATGGGAAGTCGCATAAATGAGTTGGAACAAAGCATCAATGACCTAAGAGCAGAGATGGGAGTGGAGTCCTCTCCATCACCTGCGACCCCTGCTAAGCCAACAGAGGAAATCACCAAAGAAGAGGGTTCAGCTTAA
- the LOC100781479 gene encoding putative indole-3-acetic acid-amido synthetase GH3.9 → MDGKKLEYKGEEALKEIERLTMKAAEVQEGLLKQILTQNRETEYLSKYMRGEKNITDVAEFKRCVPVITYERIFPYIQRIANGEDSTLITSHPITEMLCSSGTSAGEPKMMPSIVEDLERRTFVYNLITPIINQYVSDLDEGKAMYLYFVKAEMCTPCGLPARTVLTSYYKSKHFKCRTHDPWNDYTSPDQTILCNDSNQSMHCQLLSGLVHRRHVLRLGAVFASALLRAISFLERNWRHLCEDIRTGQLSSFITDPSCRSCMSTLLSSPDPRLADEITRICSQKSWKGILCQLWPKAKFIEAVVTGSMAQYVPALKHYSDGKLPLVCTMYASSECYFGVNLKPLCDPGDVAFTLLPNMGYFEFLPLGHNGTLLMDFDEGEQVPNDKLVDLVHVKLGCFYEPVVTTFAGLYRYRVGDVLQVVGFYNNAPQVRFICRRNVVISVDTEKTNEEDLHRGVTMAKKLLEPYDALLVEYTSYPDTSSIPGHYVLYWEILHCGIKTTESSQQLQLLDANVLEECCIAVEEQLDYVYRRCRSYDKSVGPLEIRVVEPGTFDALMDLFISQGASINQYKTPRCIKSKKALKLLKSKVTASFFSPRDPKWSPKMCST, encoded by the exons ATGGATGGAAAGAAATTAGAGTACAAAGGTGAGGAAGCACTAAAGGAGATAGAGAGGCTGACAATGAAGGCTGCTGAAGTTCAAGAAGGCCTTTTGAAACAGATCTTAACTCAGAACAGGGAAACTGAGTATTTGAGTAAGTATATGAggggagaaaaaaatataacagaCGTAGCAGAGTTTAAGAGGTGTGTTCCAGTAATCACTTATGAAAGAATCTTCCCTTATATCCAGAGGATTGCAAATGGGGAAGACTCTACTCTCATCACCAGTCACCCAATAACAGAAATGTTATGCAG TTCAGGGACATCAGCTGGAGAGCCTAAAATGATGCCATCGATTGTGGAAGATCTAGAACGCCGTACCTTTGTGTACAATCTTATCACGCCAATCATAAATca gtACGTTTCTGATCTTGACGAGGGCAAGGCAATGTATCTGTACTTTGTAAAAGCAGAAATGTGCACTCCATGTGGCCTACCAGCCAGAACAGTGTTAACAAGCTACTACAAGAGCAAGCACTTCAAGTGCCGCACACACGATCCTTGGAACGACTACACAAGCCCTGACCAAACCATTCTATGCAATGACAGCAACCAAAGCATGCATTGCCAGCTTCTCTCAGGTTTGGTCCACCGCCGCCACGTCCTACGCCTCGGTGCCGTCTTCGCCTCCGCACTTCTGAGAGCCATTTCCTTCCTGGAACGAAACTGGAGGCACCTTTGTGAGGACATTCGAACTGGCCAACTCAGTTCCTTCATAACAGACCCTTCATGCCGTTCATGCATGTCCACATTGCTTTCATCCCCTGACCCTCGTCTCGCTGATGAAATCACGAGAATCTGTAGCCAGAAGTCTTGGAAGGGAATTCTGTGCCAGCTTTGGCCTAAGGCAAAGTTCATTGAGGCTGTGGTTACTGGCTCCATGGCTCAGTATGTTCCTGCTCTTAAGCACTACAGTGATGGGAAATTGCCTTTGGTTTGTACCATGTATGCTTCTTCTGAGTGCTACTTTGGGGTTAATCTGAAGCCTCTTTGTGATCCTGGTGATGTTGCTTTTACGCTCTTGCCTAACATGGGTTACTTTGAGTTCCTTCCTCTTGGACATAACGGGACGCTGTTGATGGACTTTGATGAAGGGGAGCAGGTTCCCAATGATAAGCTTGTGGATTTGGTGCATGTTAAGCTTGGTTGCTTTTATGAGCCTGTGGTCACTACTTTTGCTG GGCTGTATCGATACCGCGTTGGTGACGTGCTTCAGGTGGTAGGATTTTACAACAACGCCCCACAAGTCCGTTTCATCTGCAGGAGAAACGTTGTGATCAGCGTCGACACCGAGAAGACCAACGAGGAGGACTTGCACAGGGGCGTGACAATGGCAAAAAAGTTGCTGGAGCCCTACGATGCTCTCTTAGTGGAGTACACAAGCTACCCCGACACTTCTTCGATACCAGGACACTACGTATTGTACTGGGAAATTCTTCATTGCGGGATAAAGACGACAGAGTCATCACAACAACTTCAACTTCTTGACGCAAACGTGCTTGAGGAATGTTGCATTGCGGTGGAGGAACAATTGGACTACGTATATAGACGATGCCGTAGCTATGACAAGTCTGTGGGGCCACTTGAGATACGTGTGGTGGAGCCAGGGACGTTTGATGCATTGATGGACTTGTTTATTAGCCAAGGTGCTTCCATCAATCAGTACAAGACTCCAAGGTGCATCAAGTCTAAGAAAGCACTCAAGTTACTCAAGTCTAAAGTTACAGCGTCTTTCTTCAGCCCTAGGGATCCCAAATGGTCCCCTAAGATGTGTTCAACTTGA
- the LOC100527023 gene encoding uncharacterized protein LOC100527023, translating into MKSHISGESSLGNELRRSVSEKLHHVDEADAAKQGRVLKYIQTEKRRRRSHRAEDPIRTLMFLGSMNHT; encoded by the coding sequence ATGAAATCTCACATCTCTGGTGAAAGCTCTCTGGGCAATGAGTTGAGGAGATCCGTCAGCGAGAAGCTTCATCACGTTGATGAGGCCGATGCTGCCAAGCAAGGTAGGGTTCTAAAGTATATACAAACTGAGAAGCGACGGAGGAGGAGCCACCGTGCAGAAGACCCCATAAGAACCTTGATGTTCTTAGGCTCTATGAATCACACGTGA
- the GSTF7 gene encoding glutathione S-transferase GST 21, producing MVFKLYGLPMSTNTTRAMICLHEKEVDFELVPVNVFAAEHKQPPFLSKNPFGFIPVLEDGDLTLFESRAITAYVAEKFKETEPDLIRHKDAKEAALVKVWTEVESHYYEPAVSPIIYEYFVAPFQGKEPDKSVIDTNVEKLKTVLDVYEAKLSSTKYLAGDFYSLADLSHVSETHYLMQTPCASMINELPHVKAWWEDISSRPAFNKVVGGMSFGQNH from the exons ATGGTGTTTAAGCTTTATGGTCTACCAATGTCCACAAACACTACACGTGCCATGATCTGTCTCCATGAGAAAGAGGTCGATTTTGAACTTGTTCCGGTCAATGTGTTCGCTGCTGAGCACAAGCAGCCTCCTTTTCTCTCCAAGAAT CCCTTTGGTTTCATTCCAGTACTGGAAGATGGTGATCTCACTCTTTTTG AGTCCAGGGCCATTACCGCATACGTGGCTGAAAAATTCAAGGAAACAGAACCCGATCTGATAAGGCACAAGGATGCAAAAGAAGCAGCACTGGTGAAGGTATGGACAGAGGTAGAGTCTCATTACTACGAGCCAGCAGTGTCGCCCATTATCTACGAGTACTTCGTGGCCCCTTTCCAAGGCAAAGAACCCGACAAGTCAGTGATTGACACCAACGTTGAGAAGCTGAAGACGGTGCTTGATGTGTACGAGGCCAAGCTGAGCAGCACCAAGTACCTTGCTGGGGACTTTTATAGCCTTGCTGATCTTAGCCATGTTTCTGAAACTCACTACTTGATGCAGACCCCTTGTGCTTCCATGATCAATGAGCTTCCTCATGTAAAGGCTTGGTGGGAGGATATCTCTTCTAGGCCTGCTTTCAATAAGGTTGTGGGAGGAATGAGTTTTGGTCAGAATCATTGA